One Variibacter gotjawalensis genomic window, CAGCGCCTGCTTCTCGGCGAGCGTGATGCCGGCCGCCGGCGCGATCCAGTTGGCCGACGCGCCGCCCGACATCAGCACCAGCACGAGGTCGTCCGCCGTTGCCGTATCGGCGAGTTGCAGCGTGCGCTCGGTCGCATCGATGCCGGCCTGATCCGGTACCGGATGCCCGGCCTCGATCATCGGGATCTGCCGCGTCGGCCGGCCATAGCCGTGTCGCGTCACCGCGATGCCGTCGAGCCGCTTCGGATCGATCTTGGCGTCGTCGAGATAGAAGCGCTCCGCGACCTCCGCCATTGAGCCGCCGGCCTTGCCGGACGCGAACAATATCAGTCGCCCCTTCGCGGGCGGCGCAGGCAGATGGCGCGGCAGAAACGTCGATGGATGCGCCGCCGCGACAGCGGTCTCGAACAACTCATTCAGGAACTCTCGCGGCGAAGTCACTGGGCGTCGTCCTCGGGTATTTCGGCGCCTATCCGCGCCTTGTTGTGCCAGAGGCTTAGCAACCCTCGCCGCGCTTGTAACCTCCCGATCGTACCCCCGCGCCCTGGCGACCAAGCCGCGAGACCACTATGTTCCGGTGACGCTGGAAGACGAGGCTTGAGAGATGGACGAGAAAACACAAACCGAACTCGAAGCCGCGGCGTTTCGCCGTCTGCTCTCGCATTTGCGCGAGCGCACCGACGTGCAGAACATCGATCTGATGAATCTCGCCGGCTTCTGCCGCAACTGCCTCTCCAATTGGATGAAGGATGCGGCGGACGCGCAAGGCGTCGCGATGAGCAAGGACGAGAGCCGCACGCACGTCTACGGCATGCCGTACGACGAATGGCGAAAGCTGCATCAGAAGGAAGCGTCGGCCGACCAGAAGGCCGCTTTCGAGAAATCACAGCCGAATCATTGAGCTCTCCGTAGCCCGGATGAAGCGGCGCGCAGCGCCAAGCGAAATCCGGGAGCAGAGCCTGCGGCAAGTCTTATGAGGCAATTCCGGCCCCGGATTTTGCTCGGCTTTGCCTCGCTTCATCCGGGCTACGAAGTTGGCCACGCTGTGGATAGTGGGCACGACGCTTGACTGCGCGCCCTCCTTTGCCGAAAGCCGTGCACGGAAATGCTAGGGCGAACATCCGTGTCGTCCAGCGTCGTGTTTGATCGAGGAACAGTATGTCGTCGTCTCCCAATGTTGCGCGGGATCAGCTCAAAGCGTTCGTCGAACGCATCGAGCGTCTCGAAGAAGAAAAGAAAACCATCTCCGACGATCTGAAAGACGTTTACGCCGAAGCGAAAGCGAATGGCTACGACACCAAGGCGCTGCGCACCGTTGTGCGTCTACGCAAGCAGGACAAGGACGAGCGCGCCGAGCAGGAAGCGATCCTCGATACCTACCTCGCCGCACTCGGCATGATCTGATCGTTAGTTCTCCCAAAACAAAAAGCCCGGCTGCATGAGCCGGGCTTTTTGTTTGTTGTCTTGCGGAAGCGCTAGTTCAAACTCGCGGTCGTGTTGCCAAGCATCACGGTCGTCGGGAACACGACGGCATTGCCGCTGAAGCCGGCTGCCGAGAGACCGAAGTCCGGCTCGTCGTTGAAGCTGTTGGCAACGACCGTGCGCGGCTTGCGCATCATGGTCGCGATTTCGCGGGTGTTGAGCGTGCCGTAGATGGTGACGTCCATCGCCGCATAGAGGCTCGGCGCCAGCATCACGCCACGCAGCCACGGATTTTCACCAAGGCGTGCAACCGGCATCGGCTGACTGGATTTTGTCGCAACCGGCGGCGTCGACGGAACGGCGGCCTTTGCGGGGCGGATCACGCCGGCACCCATCGGAGCTGCCTGACGCACGGCCGGCTTGTTGACTGCAGCCGGAGCCGAAGCGCTCGGTGCGTAAGCCATCACCAACTCGGCCGGCTTCTCGTCACGCAGGCCATTCGGCCACGGAACAGAGGCTGTCTCGGCGCTGGCAAGAACCATGTCCGGACGCGGACGCGGCGCCGGTGTCTTCTTCTGCACGGCCGTTGCCGAACCCGTTGTCACAGGCTGCGCACCGGTCTGCCAAACCATGCGCGGCTGGCCGTCATTCTGTTGCTGCTGCTGTTGCGGCTCGTTGGTCGCCATGTCGGCGCCGGTCCAGAAGCCGCGCGAAGCGACGACCTGAGCGGGCGACGGGCGGGCAACTGCGGCCGCGACGAGACCAGTCTCGAGCGCGCGGTTCGGACGCGAACGCGGCATCGGCACCGGAGCCGCAGAAGCGAGCTGTGCCGGCTGTGCGGCTTGAGCCTTATCGAACTGCGGAGCGCCTGGCGGCGGCAGAGCGGCGACGCGCGACTCTGCAGTCACACGACCGCGTGCCGGAGCAGCGTTCGTCTCTTCCTCGTCGTCTTCGCCGCCACGGCTGAACATGCGGGCGAAGAAGCTACGCTTGCCGGTCGAAGTCGTCGTCGTGTCGATGCCCGCGCTACGTGCTGCGAAGACCGACGTCGCCGACGGGCTTGCGCCGCGCTTGGCGACATCCGCCAGTGCGAGCTGGTAGCCACGCAGCGGGCGGCCATCCGACGGAACGTGCACGGTGCGCCCATCCGGGAACACGCGGGCGAGCTGTTCCGAGTTCATGCGCGGCCACATGCGGATCGAGCCGACATCGAGATGGACGAAGTTGGAGCCCGGATAGAAGCCGACACCGCCGCGCTGCAAGCGCAGGCCGGAAGCGCGCAGACGATCGAGCGAAACGCCCGGGATGTTGAAGTCCATCGCCTTGCCGAGCATGTGCTGGCTGTGCTTGGCGACGCCGCGGCTACGCGCGCGGAGCATCGAATTGGTGGCCGGCGAGCGATACGCCGAGATGATCTGGATCGGCTGCGTTCCGCCGGCGTCCTGATAAGCTTCCCACACGACGTCGAACAGTCGCGGGTCCATCTTGATCTGATCGTGATTGCGCCAATCGCGCAGGAAGTAATTGATCTTCGCGAGGCCCTGATCGTCGTAGCGCCCGTTGCGCTTGAAGACGACAGTGATGTTTTCCTTCGAATGCGTGTGATGCATCGTCAGGGTACGGACTTCGCTGTCCGCGGTGGCATCGATGGCGAAGAGGCAAGCTAGGGCCGCGAGAACAGCGCCGCGCGTCAAGCGCAACGACTTTCTCTGCAGCGGCATACGGCGCGCGGTACTAAATGGCACTGGATCTTTCCGTCCGACGTCGCGAGGCTGACCACACATTCGGTGAAGAACCGAAAGGTTGCATGGCCAGTAAGTCTTGCCGGGAACGGTTAATGCGACCTTAGCGCCCACATCGCCGATCCCCCCATCACCTGCTTGGCTAAGGGGCAAGTATGGCAAAACCTAGCCCGGGCGGGCACTTAAATCGTCCGAGTGGCTAACGGAAGTTGTGAAAATCGGCCCCAAACAGCCGAAAAACACGCTGCTTTGCCGAGATCGCAGAAAGCCGGGAATACGGCGTAACGGACTGTTTTGACTAACGATTTGTAGCTCGTTTTGGCACGCCGTCAATTTCAGGCGGTAACGAGATGGCGACAACTCGGCAGCGCGCAAATTGTGGCAGACGCCGCCACAATTCGGGGCCGAACTTTATTTTCGCGCTTAATGCGCTGCTCTGCGACCCAAACGGGCTCATGCCCCGGAATAGGTCTCCGTCATGGCCCGGCTTGTCCGGGCCATCCACGTCTTCCTTCCTTCACTTGTAGCCGGGATGAAGCGAGGCGGCGCGCCTCTCGCGCGCACGTCGAGCAAAATCCAGGAACTGCAGAACCGCTGTCGCTATCCCCGGATTTCGCGCGCGGCTTCGCCACCGCTCCATCCGAGCTACGTCTTAAACAAAGACGTGGATGGCCCGCATGAAGCGGGCCATGACGTTGAGTGTTATCGGAGCGTGAAACGTTACCGGAAGAACGGGAACAAGAAGAAGCCGTCGCCACCGGCACGGCGCGGCGGACCGGCCGGGTCGCGCTGGTCGGCCATACGCTTCTGCTGGAAGTTGCGCTTCGCCTGACTGGACGAACCCGGCGTCACCTTCTGGCTGCGCTCGGCGACGGCCATGTACTTCCCGTTCAGCGCTGACTGCGTGCGCTTATCCCAACCGTAGACGTCGTCACGCACGACCAGCTTCCCGTGGTCGTCGACATACGCATTCATGTAGACGATGTGCACCGGGATGGTCTTCGGGAACTTCAGCGTGACTTCGTTGCGGCCGTACATGCTGGTCAGCTTCTGCGCCGTATAGCCGTCGCGCGGCATCGCCACCGACAACAACGCCTCACCGAACTTCTCTGGGTTCTGCACGCGCATGCAGCCATGGCTGAAGGCGCGGCGATCCTGCGCGAAGAGCGGCTTCGTCGGCGTATCGTGCAGATACACCTGGTAGGCGTTCGGGAAATTGAACTTCAGACGGCCGAGCGCATTTCGCTCACCCGGCGGCTGACGGATCGCCATCGTGCCATCGCGGCGATACGAAACCTCGTAACCGCGCGCCGCCAGAGCTTCCGGGCTCATGCTGCCGTATTCGCCGTAGACGATCGACTCCGGCACGTGCCAGCTCGGATTGACGACGATGTTCTCGATCTCGTCGGAGAAAACCGGGCTCGGCGTATTCGCCTTGCCGACGATGATGCGGGTCGTGAAGATCTGATTGCCGCGATCGACCATCTTCAAGGTGAAGTCCGGAACGTTCACCATCACGTAGGTCTGGCCAAGGTTGCGCGGCAGCCAGCGCCAACGCTCCATATTGGCGACCACGGTGTCGATCTGCTTTGTCTTGCTGCGCCCGTTGAGCGCGTCGATCACGGCTGTCGTGACCTGACCGTTCACGGTGAGACCGCGCTCGCGCTGGAACGCCTTGACGGCCTCGACCAAAGCCGCGTCGTAAGTGGTGTTTTCCGGATCGCCTTCGATGTGGAGGCGCTGACGCAGCACGGGAACGCGCGCGTCCTTCTTGCCCGAGCGAATGACCGGACCGCCCGGAACCTCGATCGTCTGCTCTTCCGGCGCGCCGCGCAGTTCGGCGAGCTTCGCCTTGAGCCGCTTGAAGCCCTCGTGCGGCGGATTGAAGCCTTCCAGCGCGACGGTCATATCGGACGCATCGCTGACCGTCTTCAGAACCAGTCCGGCATCCGGCACCGGCGGCGTCACGTCGATATTCGGGGTGAGGCGCGACGGCATCGTACGGCCGGCCTGCGCCTGCTTGGCAAATTCGAGAACCGTTGCGGTCAGGCGAAGCTCGGCCTGCGCGGTCGCATCCGCGTCTGCGCCGGCGGCAAGGTCCGGCAGCGTGAAGGCGGTCGCGTCGAGGCCGTCGGTGTCTGCCGCCTTAATGCGAGCGATGGCAACCTTGGCGCGCGGGGTCGCCTCGCCGTTGGAAAACCAGACCGGCGCATAGTTGCGGGTCTTGTAGAAGTCTTCGGCCGCCGTGCGGTCCTTCTTGTCGGCGAACAACCGGTCTGACCGGGTCGTGACCGCATCGCGAATTTTGTCGGCCAATGCCTGGTCAATCGCTGCGCCATTGGCTGCGACATTCGATGGCGGATTTGCCGGCGCTGCCGCTGCGGGCGCAACCGGAGCGGGTGCTGCGGCCGGTGCCGCAGGCGCGGGAGACGGCGTCGCGGCGGGTGCCGGACCGATGTCGTTCAGGCTGGGCGGCGGCACATCGGCGGGCTCGGGCATCGGCACGCCGGTATCGACGGACGCAACCGCCTGCGCGAATGCACCTGTCGGCAGCGAGATAATCGCGGTGGAGATAGCCAGCGAGGCAATGAGGCCGCGAAGGACCGCAGCGCCCCGTAGGACATTTCCGCCCAAGCTATCGTGTCGCGCAGCACGCATGCGTGATTCTCCGATCCCGGCACACCACTAACGTCCAAGACGCGCGGCGGGTCCACGCATCTCGGTTTCGGCCGGACCGTGACCATAAAATGCGGCGGAATCAACACACAGGCGTGTGCAAACGCGTTAAATTGGCGACAGTGTCACCGCGTCGCAACGACCTCGGGCTTGGCCGGGGCGTCTTCTGCAAGACCGAGACTCTCCAGCTTGCGGTAGAGCGTCGAGCGGCCGATCTGCAGCCGGCGAGCGACCTCCGACATCTGCCCACGGTAATGCGTGAGGGCGAACCGTATCGCGTCGGCCTCGATGGCTTCGAGCGGGCGGGCCTCTCCGGTCGGATCGAGCAGCTGCACGCTCGGACCGTTATCGACCTGACGCGGACGCGGCGGAATCGCCACACCGATCATCGGATCGAACATCATCGGCGTGGCTTCGTCCGACGCAACCGGAGCGAGAGGCGCTGACGCGGATTCGCCGAGGCTCATCGGCTCGGCGGCACGCTCGTGCTGCTGGGCGAGGATCTGCGGGAATTCCGCAACGCCAATTTCGTCGGTCTCGGCGAGCACCACCGCACGGAACACGGAGTTTTCGAGCTGGCGCACGTTGCCGGGCCACGGATAGTTGCGCAGCATCGCCAGCGCATCACCCGAAATCGCGCGGATACGGCGGCCTTCTTCGGCGCCGAAGCGCGCGAGGAAGTGGCGAACGAGACCCGCAACGTCCTCACGGCGCTCGCGCAGCGGCGGTACCGTCAGCGGATAGACGTGAAGGCGGTAGAAAAGATCCTCACGGAAGCGCCCACTCTTCGCGTCTTTCGTGAGATCGCGGTTGGTCGCCGACACGATGCGAACGTCGACCTTCACAGGTTTACGCGCGCCGACAGGTTCGACTTCGCCTTCCTGAATTGCACGCAGAAGTTTTACCTGCGCGGACAGCGGGAGCTCGCCGACTTCGTCGAGGAACAGAGTTCCACCAGAAGCTTCCACGAACTTGCCCGTATGCCGCTCGGTCGCACCCGTAAAAGCGCCCTTCTCGTGACCAAACAAGATCGACTCGACGAGATTATCCGGGATCGCGCCGCAGTTGACGGCGACAAACGGCTTCGCCTTGCGATCGCTGGTGCCGTGAATGGCGCGCGCGATCAATTCCTTGCCGACGCCGGACTCGCCTTCGATCAATACCGGGATCGTCGAACTCGCGGCTTTCTCGGCCATACGCAATACGCCAAGCATATTGG contains:
- a CDS encoding DUF1244 domain-containing protein — encoded protein: MDEKTQTELEAAAFRRLLSHLRERTDVQNIDLMNLAGFCRNCLSNWMKDAADAQGVAMSKDESRTHVYGMPYDEWRKLHQKEASADQKAAFEKSQPNH
- a CDS encoding DUF2312 domain-containing protein, with product MSSSPNVARDQLKAFVERIERLEEEKKTISDDLKDVYAEAKANGYDTKALRTVVRLRKQDKDERAEQEAILDTYLAALGMI
- a CDS encoding DUF882 domain-containing protein; its protein translation is MPFSTARRMPLQRKSLRLTRGAVLAALACLFAIDATADSEVRTLTMHHTHSKENITVVFKRNGRYDDQGLAKINYFLRDWRNHDQIKMDPRLFDVVWEAYQDAGGTQPIQIISAYRSPATNSMLRARSRGVAKHSQHMLGKAMDFNIPGVSLDRLRASGLRLQRGGVGFYPGSNFVHLDVGSIRMWPRMNSEQLARVFPDGRTVHVPSDGRPLRGYQLALADVAKRGASPSATSVFAARSAGIDTTTTSTGKRSFFARMFSRGGEDDEEETNAAPARGRVTAESRVAALPPPGAPQFDKAQAAQPAQLASAAPVPMPRSRPNRALETGLVAAAVARPSPAQVVASRGFWTGADMATNEPQQQQQQNDGQPRMVWQTGAQPVTTGSATAVQKKTPAPRPRPDMVLASAETASVPWPNGLRDEKPAELVMAYAPSASAPAAVNKPAVRQAAPMGAGVIRPAKAAVPSTPPVATKSSQPMPVARLGENPWLRGVMLAPSLYAAMDVTIYGTLNTREIATMMRKPRTVVANSFNDEPDFGLSAAGFSGNAVVFPTTVMLGNTTASLN
- a CDS encoding L,D-transpeptidase family protein, whose product is MRAARHDSLGGNVLRGAAVLRGLIASLAISTAIISLPTGAFAQAVASVDTGVPMPEPADVPPPSLNDIGPAPAATPSPAPAAPAAAPAPVAPAAAAPANPPSNVAANGAAIDQALADKIRDAVTTRSDRLFADKKDRTAAEDFYKTRNYAPVWFSNGEATPRAKVAIARIKAADTDGLDATAFTLPDLAAGADADATAQAELRLTATVLEFAKQAQAGRTMPSRLTPNIDVTPPVPDAGLVLKTVSDASDMTVALEGFNPPHEGFKRLKAKLAELRGAPEEQTIEVPGGPVIRSGKKDARVPVLRQRLHIEGDPENTTYDAALVEAVKAFQRERGLTVNGQVTTAVIDALNGRSKTKQIDTVVANMERWRWLPRNLGQTYVMVNVPDFTLKMVDRGNQIFTTRIIVGKANTPSPVFSDEIENIVVNPSWHVPESIVYGEYGSMSPEALAARGYEVSYRRDGTMAIRQPPGERNALGRLKFNFPNAYQVYLHDTPTKPLFAQDRRAFSHGCMRVQNPEKFGEALLSVAMPRDGYTAQKLTSMYGRNEVTLKFPKTIPVHIVYMNAYVDDHGKLVVRDDVYGWDKRTQSALNGKYMAVAERSQKVTPGSSSQAKRNFQQKRMADQRDPAGPPRRAGGDGFFLFPFFR
- a CDS encoding sigma-54-dependent transcriptional regulator, producing the protein MAERILIVDDDPVSRRLIEAMVGRFGYEAVTADGGAAGIAALTDDGARFDAVVLDLMMPGVDGLGVLSRMREGGISLPVIVQTAHGGIDNVVAAMRAGASDFVVKPVGAERLQVSLRNALATGALESELKLIKRSRAGVLTFKDIVTRSTNMLGVLRMAEKAASSTIPVLIEGESGVGKELIARAIHGTSDRKAKPFVAVNCGAIPDNLVESILFGHEKGAFTGATERHTGKFVEASGGTLFLDEVGELPLSAQVKLLRAIQEGEVEPVGARKPVKVDVRIVSATNRDLTKDAKSGRFREDLFYRLHVYPLTVPPLRERREDVAGLVRHFLARFGAEEGRRIRAISGDALAMLRNYPWPGNVRQLENSVFRAVVLAETDEIGVAEFPQILAQQHERAAEPMSLGESASAPLAPVASDEATPMMFDPMIGVAIPPRPRQVDNGPSVQLLDPTGEARPLEAIEADAIRFALTHYRGQMSEVARRLQIGRSTLYRKLESLGLAEDAPAKPEVVATR